The Cicer arietinum cultivar CDC Frontier isolate Library 1 unplaced genomic scaffold, Cicar.CDCFrontier_v2.0 Ca_scaffold_6247_v2.0, whole genome shotgun sequence genome contains the following window.
taactatatttataatatataaaatattatttataaaatttataaaattaattaattaatatccgcgcagtgcgcgggccataatctagtttacaattattttgaaaaagccAAAATAACACCAGTAATTATTTTCTGTTTccgttttaaaaaattattatcttcGCAGACTTTCTTGAAAATTTGGTCTTAGCTGTAACACTTGTTGGGATGAATATCACATTCTGATGACAACTTTCACACAATTGGGTTGTTTCAAGAACTCAAATGCTTTTCCTATGTCTACCAAAGAGACCTCATGGGTGAAAAGTTCTTGAAGAGGAAATTCctgtaaaatacaaaataatatattattattagaacGTGTATAAACacttatcaaaattaaaatataagcaaGAAAGCTCTAAGAAAATGTAGTATATCTGCAAGcaaatcttttttctttttcttctcataTATAAAACTTACATTCATATGATAGTtgcaataatatttaatatattcaagtaCAAGTTCCAATTTGAGGTACTTCTCTTATCTAGTTTTAGTGTGGGTAAATTTTACTACTAATagctttttaataaatattttactttaaaaaagtataattaatCATCTTGAAAGACACGCTATATTAAACAAGTTAATATAAGATAAATAGAGTATTATAATTGAAGTACTCGATGAGGTTTACCTCTTTTTGACATTTGTTAGCTATGATTGAAAGATCAGATTTAGTTTTGACACCTCCAAAACAAGAACCTTTCAAGGTTCTACCAAACAACATGGCAAGAAGTCCAAATGGTGCAACAGGTTCAGCTCCTATACCAACCGCAATTGTTTTACCTATTCCCTATACACATAAACAtataaaaactttcaaaatttattattttattagaaacaTGCTTATAATTCAATGAATTAATTAACCAAACAAGAACAATATTTGATGAAGTGAAAATTACCACTTTTGTGGCTTCCACAGATTGAGTTAGTAAAGTTGGAACTCCAGTGCATTCAATGCAATAATCTACACCCATTCCACACAACTCTTTGACCAATTCTGAAGGAGATTTATCAGAACCACTTGGATTTATAAAATGAGTCATTCCAAAAGCTTCTCctatttctttcttcttttcatttttgtctATCCCAATTATCTTACTTGCTCCCATCATCTTGGCCCCGCTTATAGCCTGTACCACAATCTCCCATcctcaatataaaattaatttaaaaatattttctaatttaaatataaatataagtataaGATTGTTTTGTTGATACCCCTAATCCAACAGCTCCAAGACCAAAAACAGCAACAGTTGAACCAGTTTCAATTTTGGCTTCCTTCCAAGAAGCTCCATAACCAGTTGAAAAGCCACATGAGATGAAACTAGCATAAGCCAAATTAATGTTTGGATCAACTTTAGTAAGGTAGTTGACATCAACAACCACATATTCTGACCATGTAGCACAACTCAAAACATGGTATAGTTTTTGCCCTTTAATTGACAACCTTGAACTGTTGTCTGGCATTAGACCAGTCAACCTCACAGGATGTGTCAAACACACATTGGTTTTTCCTGAAACACAATTCTCACATTCTTCACATTCTCCTATGTATGTTGGAATTATAAAATCCCCTTCCTTTAGATTTCTTACTTCATCGCCAATACTCTCTACAACACTGCATTTAATTTATCCAATACACACGATTagttaattatttcaaaaagcAATTGTACTTtgtaatttatatcataaaatgttgtttaatgataataaaatctaaattaattaaaaaatatttttgaaataataacattaaaagttttgtttatggtattttttatatcaagttttgtttatactattttaaataacacAATATGGAATTCGTTTTAACAAAATAGCACTTGCGGTTGTTTatcttaatttcagttaatgttttagtcttttatctttttttttcttcttgatttggtcttttattttaattttaactgacaatctgatcttttatgttttaaaatgtcaacaatattatttttcttttttacaaaaattcatcaaaattttcaaataaaacttataaaattaattatcatcttcaatataatgcaaatttcatcaaattggtaacttaaatctttaaataaactcatatttttattatttattcgatgaatttgatgttgttggagattaaaatatgaatttatttgaatatttgagttatgtatttgatgaaatttacattatattaaatatgataattaattttatgggttttgtttgaaaattttataaaaaaatgataacattgttgacattttgaaatataaaagatcaaatcgtcacttaaaattaaaataattgatcaaatcaaaaaaataaaataaaaaactaaaacgttaactgaaattaagttaatggaccacaaatattatttagtcttttttttttttaacatgaatCCGATACATCAAAGActaactgaaaaaaaaaaaaaagtttgattcTCATGTTACCCAATTCCTTCATGTCCAAGTGCTAGAGGAAATTGATTCTGAAAATTAGATAAATAGTAAAATCCATTAATTAGTGGTAGATTTTATTATAGGATTAATTAAAATGTGTAATTAACAAACATGAGGAAATCCTTGAATGCTTGAGATGTCTGTGTGGCAGAGACTTGCACACAACATCTTAACTCTAACTTCTGTTGCCTTTGGTGGATCTACTTCTATCTCTTCAACCGTCACTGTCTTTCCTTTCCCCCAGCATATTGCAGCTACCATTCAATgcaaatcaattatatatatttataaatgtgagtGAAgacaatatctatttttttatgagtataaaGATTAAAGACTACATAATAAAAAGGAAATACTAGTTTGgacttttgaataatttttttcttttaattttaactttcgtttatattattttatttataactttatCGTTCcgttattcaattaaataattggaattttt
Protein-coding sequences here:
- the LOC101496861 gene encoding 8-hydroxygeraniol oxidoreductase-like: MVAAICWGKGKTVTVEEIEVDPPKATEVRVKMLCASLCHTDISSIQGFPHNQFPLALGHEGIGVVESIGDEVRNLKEGDFIIPTYIGECEECENCVSGKTNVCLTHPVRLTGLMPDNSSRLSIKGQKLYHVLSCATWSEYVVVDVNYLTKVDPNINLAYASFISCGFSTGYGASWKEAKIETGSTVAVFGLGAVGLGAISGAKMMGASKIIGIDKNEKKKEIGEAFGMTHFINPSGSDKSPSELVKELCGMGVDYCIECTGVPTLLTQSVEATKVGIGKTIAVGIGAEPVAPFGLLAMLFGRTLKGSCFGGVKTKSDLSIIANKCQKEEFPLQELFTHEVSLVDIGKAFEFLKQPNCVKVVIRM